Proteins found in one Corynebacterium canis genomic segment:
- the upp gene encoding uracil phosphoribosyltransferase, producing the protein MQITLVNHPLAASRLTIMRDSRSDNTVFRAALADLGTMLIYEASRDLPVEHFDVQTPVGVAQGTRLKNPPIIVPVIRAGLGMIDPALKMIPDAQVGFIGLARDEKTHQPVPYLEALPPDLTGQPVFVVDPMLATGGSLLHAVRLLHERGATDITAVCMVSAQPGVDALADSGYPVRLVTATIDPALNEDAYIVPGLGDAGDRLYGPRNIDL; encoded by the coding sequence ATGCAGATCACCCTTGTTAATCATCCGCTCGCGGCGTCTCGCTTAACCATCATGCGGGATTCCCGCAGCGATAACACGGTGTTTCGGGCCGCGCTTGCAGACCTTGGCACCATGCTGATCTACGAAGCCTCCCGCGATCTGCCCGTCGAACACTTTGACGTGCAGACCCCGGTGGGCGTGGCGCAGGGTACGCGGCTTAAAAACCCGCCGATCATCGTGCCCGTGATCCGCGCCGGGTTGGGCATGATCGACCCCGCTCTGAAAATGATCCCCGATGCTCAGGTGGGGTTTATCGGGCTCGCCCGCGATGAGAAAACCCACCAGCCGGTCCCGTACCTTGAGGCGCTGCCGCCCGACCTGACCGGCCAGCCGGTGTTCGTGGTGGACCCCATGCTCGCCACCGGCGGTTCGCTCCTACATGCGGTTCGGCTGTTGCACGAGCGGGGCGCCACGGACATCACCGCCGTGTGCATGGTGTCCGCCCAGCCGGGCGTGGATGCGCTCGCCGATTCCGGCTATCCCGTGAGGTTGGTCACCGCCACCATCGACCCCGCCCTCAACGAGGACGCCTATATCGTGCCCGGTTTGGGGGATGCGGGCGACCGCCTTTACGGCCCCCGCAATATCGACCTCTAG
- a CDS encoding phospho-sugar mutase, with product MTQLTFGTAGLRAPVGPGPGQMNVKQVARTTAGVATWLAQRSARLHLQHAPLESVALHKDDGPLQVVVGFDARYGSHTFATTAAEVLAGAGVEVLLLPTPTPTPLIPWLIRDRKCDAGIQITASQNPATDNGYKVYDSDGRQITTEDAHAIEAAIAEVGQVPRVTVRPGADQLRRYLDEVVDLVNPAADLLRINNERAACRVVYTAMHGVGGRALHHALQASGFALSFPVEEQQHPDPTFPTVRFPNPEEPEAVEMLLATAAEVEADVLVALDPDADRCAVGYRRGTEYIMLRGDELGPLLAHRLVPPGGVVATTVVSSQLLKKMAERRGWGYCETLTGFKNLSRAHPDLVFAYEEAVGTSPAPQLVPDKDGIATALIACAWAAELKALGRTLGDELDSLHREFGVHLGTQVPVRTTAPQAFVDALLNSPPTELAGLPATLTMLPAGQGLVFTCEWEEGTLRLIARASGTERKAKLYLEVVSPSRRAAERALAELRKDAEELAASH from the coding sequence ATGACCCAGTTAACGTTCGGCACCGCTGGTTTACGCGCCCCGGTCGGCCCCGGCCCCGGTCAGATGAACGTGAAGCAGGTTGCCCGCACCACCGCCGGCGTGGCGACGTGGCTTGCGCAACGTTCCGCCCGATTGCACCTTCAGCACGCGCCGCTGGAGTCCGTGGCGCTCCACAAAGACGACGGCCCGCTGCAGGTAGTCGTGGGTTTCGACGCCCGCTATGGCTCTCACACCTTTGCCACCACCGCGGCGGAGGTCCTCGCCGGCGCCGGGGTTGAAGTGCTTTTGCTACCTACCCCCACACCTACCCCATTGATCCCGTGGCTTATCCGCGACCGCAAGTGTGACGCGGGCATTCAGATCACGGCGTCGCAAAACCCTGCGACGGACAATGGCTACAAAGTTTACGATTCCGACGGCCGCCAAATCACCACCGAAGACGCACACGCTATCGAAGCCGCGATCGCCGAGGTGGGGCAGGTTCCGCGGGTGACCGTACGGCCGGGCGCGGACCAGCTGCGGCGCTACCTCGACGAGGTGGTGGACCTGGTGAATCCGGCTGCGGATCTGCTGCGGATCAATAATGAACGCGCCGCCTGCCGAGTCGTATACACGGCCATGCATGGCGTCGGCGGCCGCGCGCTGCACCACGCGCTGCAGGCCAGCGGATTCGCACTGAGTTTCCCCGTGGAGGAGCAGCAGCATCCGGACCCCACCTTCCCCACCGTGCGCTTCCCCAATCCGGAGGAGCCGGAGGCCGTGGAAATGCTGCTGGCCACCGCGGCGGAGGTGGAGGCGGACGTGCTGGTCGCCCTCGACCCGGATGCGGACAGGTGTGCGGTCGGCTACCGGCGCGGCACCGAGTACATCATGCTGCGTGGCGACGAACTGGGTCCCCTGCTTGCCCACCGCCTCGTGCCGCCCGGCGGCGTCGTGGCCACCACCGTGGTTTCCTCCCAATTGCTCAAGAAAATGGCGGAGCGCCGGGGTTGGGGTTATTGCGAAACTTTGACCGGTTTCAAGAACCTGTCCCGCGCGCATCCCGATCTTGTGTTCGCCTACGAGGAAGCGGTGGGTACCTCGCCCGCCCCGCAGCTGGTGCCGGATAAAGACGGCATCGCCACCGCCTTGATCGCCTGCGCCTGGGCCGCCGAGCTCAAGGCATTGGGGCGCACCCTGGGCGACGAATTGGACTCCCTGCACCGCGAATTCGGCGTTCACCTGGGCACACAGGTGCCGGTGCGCACCACCGCTCCACAGGCGTTTGTCGACGCCCTGCTCAACTCCCCGCCCACGGAACTCGCCGGCTTGCCCGCCACGCTCACCATGTTGCCCGCCGGTCAAGGGCTCGTATTTACGTGCGAATGGGAAGAGGGAACGCTGCGGTTGATCGCACGCGCTTCCGGAACGGAACGCAAGGCCAAACTGTATCTGGAAGTGGTAAGCCCATCGCGGCGGGCAGCGGAACGCGCCCTCGCGGAACTACGCAAGGACGCGGAGGAACTGGCTGCGAGCCACTAG
- a CDS encoding amidohydrolase produces MNIRSHIDRWLDKNRDEVLSWRRYLHAYPELSHQEHGTTAYIAGILRGYGLEPHLFPTTGLMVDIGTPRIAFRGDIDALPIEEETGLPFSSQNPGVMHACGHDVHTTIALAIACALSEYPEPVDVRVIFQPAEEVMYGGAPDVIAWGGIKGIEKIYAVHCEPALETGTIGVRAGAITSAADILTVNVYGPGGHTSRPQLTNDVVFALSSLVTQLPALLSRRVDPRTGTVLVFGSIHAGNAANAIPQMGSVSGTLRTASVDVWLSIQPLLEELIGHILAPTGCSYDIDYTRGIPPVVNDPIATHLLIDHSPFRVVEALQSSGGEDFSWYLQEIPGCMARLGCKTNVEYDLHQADLIVDENCIDVGVKLFASVLHADRL; encoded by the coding sequence GTGAACATCCGCTCGCACATCGACCGGTGGCTAGATAAGAATCGGGATGAAGTGCTCTCGTGGCGTCGTTACCTGCATGCTTACCCCGAATTATCACACCAAGAACACGGTACCACCGCCTATATTGCAGGCATTTTGCGTGGCTACGGGCTGGAGCCGCACCTGTTCCCCACAACGGGGTTGATGGTAGATATTGGCACGCCGCGCATCGCCTTCCGCGGGGATATCGACGCCCTGCCTATCGAAGAGGAAACCGGACTACCCTTCAGCTCGCAGAACCCCGGCGTGATGCACGCCTGCGGACACGACGTGCACACCACCATTGCGCTGGCCATAGCTTGCGCGCTATCGGAATACCCGGAGCCGGTGGACGTGCGGGTGATCTTCCAGCCGGCGGAGGAGGTGATGTACGGCGGCGCGCCGGACGTGATTGCCTGGGGCGGCATTAAAGGCATTGAAAAAATCTATGCCGTGCACTGCGAACCCGCCCTGGAGACCGGGACCATCGGGGTCCGCGCCGGGGCCATCACCTCCGCCGCGGATATCCTGACCGTAAACGTATACGGCCCCGGCGGGCACACCTCCCGCCCGCAGCTGACAAACGATGTTGTGTTCGCCTTGTCTTCGCTGGTTACCCAGCTGCCCGCATTGCTTTCCCGCCGCGTGGACCCCCGCACTGGAACCGTACTTGTGTTCGGCAGCATCCATGCCGGGAATGCGGCGAACGCCATTCCGCAAATGGGTTCGGTTTCGGGGACGTTGCGCACCGCCTCGGTGGACGTGTGGCTATCCATCCAACCCCTCCTGGAGGAGCTGATAGGACACATCCTTGCCCCCACCGGGTGTAGTTACGATATTGACTACACGCGGGGTATTCCGCCGGTGGTAAATGACCCCATTGCCACCCATTTGTTAATCGATCATTCGCCATTCCGTGTGGTGGAGGCGCTGCAATCCTCGGGGGGTGAGGATTTCTCCTGGTATCTGCAGGAAATCCCTGGTTGCATGGCGCGTCTCGGGTGCAAAACAAACGTGGAGTATGACTTGCACCAGGCCGACTTGATTGTTGATGAAAACTGTATTGACGTGGGGGTCAAGCTGTTTGCTTCGGTGCTGCATGCGGATAGACTGTGA
- a CDS encoding NAD(P)H-quinone dehydrogenase, whose product MTQRIVIIGGGPAGYEAALAGAKYGADITLVEDQGLGGSAVIYDCVPSKSFISATSIKTDLRRADDMGLDASVGEAHLHLDAVNARVKELARAQSADVWGQMDRAGVKVINGRAVFDDYKAKQTTHYVRVTHNDGHEETLECDLVLLATGASPRVLPNCEPDGDRILNWRQVYDIKELPEHLVVVGSGVTGAEFVSAFAELGVKVTMVASRDRILPHDDADAADVLETVLAERGVALEKHARVDAVTRTEDGVVVRTTDGREIHGSHALMTVGSVPNTENLGLEKVGVELTPSGHIKVDRVSRTSVAGVYAAGDCTNVFPLASVAAMQGRIAMYHALGEGVTPIRLKTVATAVFTRPEIAAVGVTHAQVESGEVSARVAVLPLATNARAKMRSLRHGFVKLFCRRNSGLVIGGVVVAPTASELILPIAVAINNNLTVEDLANTFAVYPTLSGSITEAARQLVQHDDLG is encoded by the coding sequence TTGACTCAACGAATCGTCATTATCGGCGGTGGGCCCGCTGGCTACGAGGCTGCACTCGCAGGCGCCAAATACGGTGCCGATATTACGTTGGTGGAAGACCAGGGGCTGGGCGGTTCGGCGGTGATCTATGACTGCGTGCCCTCGAAATCTTTTATCTCCGCGACTTCCATCAAAACGGACTTGCGCCGCGCCGACGATATGGGTTTGGACGCTTCCGTGGGGGAGGCGCACCTGCATCTCGACGCCGTGAACGCTCGCGTGAAAGAACTCGCCCGCGCCCAATCCGCCGACGTGTGGGGCCAAATGGATCGCGCCGGGGTAAAGGTGATCAATGGCCGCGCGGTGTTTGATGATTACAAGGCGAAACAAACCACCCACTATGTGCGCGTCACCCATAATGACGGGCACGAAGAAACCCTCGAATGCGACCTTGTGTTGTTGGCCACCGGCGCCTCCCCGCGCGTGCTGCCCAATTGCGAACCCGATGGCGACCGGATTTTAAACTGGCGCCAGGTATATGACATCAAGGAATTGCCCGAACACCTCGTGGTGGTGGGTTCCGGCGTGACCGGCGCGGAATTCGTATCCGCGTTCGCAGAATTGGGCGTTAAGGTGACCATGGTGGCCTCCCGCGATCGCATCCTGCCGCACGACGATGCGGACGCGGCGGACGTGCTGGAAACGGTGCTCGCGGAACGCGGCGTCGCTCTGGAAAAGCACGCGCGTGTGGATGCCGTGACGCGCACCGAGGACGGCGTCGTCGTGCGGACTACCGACGGCCGCGAGATCCACGGCTCCCACGCATTGATGACGGTGGGTTCCGTCCCCAACACCGAAAACCTGGGCTTGGAAAAGGTCGGGGTGGAACTGACCCCGTCCGGCCATATCAAGGTGGATCGCGTCTCGCGCACCTCGGTGGCCGGCGTGTATGCCGCGGGCGATTGCACCAATGTGTTCCCGCTGGCTTCCGTCGCCGCCATGCAGGGCCGCATCGCCATGTACCATGCGCTCGGCGAGGGTGTGACTCCGATCCGGTTAAAGACCGTGGCCACCGCCGTGTTTACGCGCCCCGAGATCGCCGCCGTGGGGGTTACGCACGCCCAGGTGGAATCCGGCGAGGTTTCCGCCCGCGTTGCGGTGTTGCCATTGGCCACCAATGCGCGCGCCAAGATGCGTTCCCTGCGCCACGGCTTTGTCAAGCTATTCTGCCGCCGCAATTCCGGCTTGGTTATCGGCGGTGTGGTGGTCGCGCCGACGGCTTCCGAATTGATCCTCCCCATTGCGGTGGCCATTAACAATAATCTCACCGTGGAGGATTTGGCCAATACCTTTGCGGTGTATCCGACGCTTTCCGGTTCTATTACGGAGGCCGCACGGCAATTGGTTCAGCACGACGACCTCGGTTAA
- a CDS encoding pyruvate carboxylase yields the protein MTKKPKLATFAKILVANRGEIAVRAFRAAYEIGAKTVAVFPQEDRNSFHRSMASEAHRIGAEGSPVKAYLDIDEILRAAQEAGADAIYPGYGFLSENAHFARECAEHGITFIGPSPEVLELTGDKSAAVTAARQAGLPTLEDSEPSANVEELVKYAEGQTYPLFVKAVAGGGGRGMRFIPTPEDLPHLAAEASREALSAFGDARVYIERAVMNPQHIEVQILGDNTGEVIHLFERDCSVQRRHQKVVEIAPAQHLDPALRERICNDAVKFCKEIGYTGAGTVEFLVDENGNHVFIEMNPRIQVEHTVTEEVTGVDLVKAQMRLAAGATLAELGLTQDKIHTEGAALQCRITTEDPGNGFRPDTGVVTAYRSPGGAGVRLDGAAQLGGEITAHFDSMLVKMTCRGADFKGAVIRAQRALAEFYVSGVATNIGFLRALLREPDFTGQRVSTSFIADHPWLLSASPADDESGRILDYLADVTVNRPHGAPPAVGAAVDKLPELPPLRRGSRDKLRDLGPKRFAEALRRQTALAVTDTTFRDAHQSLLATRVRSSALVDAARHVSHLTPELLSVEAWGGATYDVALRFLHEDPWERLDELRRAMPNINIQMLLRGRNAVGYTPYPDSVCRAFVQEAARSGVDIFRIFDALNDVSQMRPAIEAVLETGTSVAEVAMAYSGNLADPGEKLYTLDYYLNLAEQIVESGAHILAIKDMAGLLRPAAAGKLVTALRKEFDLPVHVHTHDTAGGQLATYLAAANAGADAVDGASAPLSGTTSQPSLSAIVAAFANTPRDTGISLDAVSDMEPYWEAVRQMYAPFESGTPGPTGRVYRHEIPGGQLSNLRAQAVALGLADRFELIEDYYAAVNDMLGRPTKVTPSSKVVGDLALHLVGAGVDPADFAADPQKYDIPDSVIAFLNGELGTPPGGWPEPLRTRALEGRPAMKPSVTVPEEEEEALKSGVASARRGALNRLMFPKPAAEFVEHRRRFGHTSVLTDREFFYGLVEGKETFIDLGDSTHMLVRLDAISEPDEKGMRTLICNVNGQIRPMRVRDQSVESVTASAEKADTSVAGHVAAPFAGVVSVTAEVGAVVETGQPVAIIEAMKMEATITAPVSGTVERVVLTQPTKVEGGDLLLVIK from the coding sequence GTGACCAAAAAACCTAAACTTGCAACCTTTGCGAAGATACTTGTTGCTAACCGCGGCGAGATCGCAGTTCGTGCATTCCGCGCCGCCTACGAAATTGGCGCGAAGACCGTTGCTGTCTTTCCACAAGAAGACCGAAATTCATTCCACCGCTCCATGGCCTCCGAGGCGCACCGAATTGGCGCGGAAGGTTCCCCGGTAAAGGCGTATTTGGATATCGATGAGATCCTGCGTGCCGCCCAAGAGGCAGGTGCGGACGCCATTTACCCCGGCTACGGCTTCCTTTCCGAAAACGCCCACTTTGCCCGCGAATGCGCAGAGCATGGGATCACCTTTATCGGCCCATCCCCGGAGGTCCTCGAACTCACCGGCGATAAGTCCGCGGCCGTGACCGCGGCGCGCCAGGCCGGATTGCCCACCCTGGAGGATTCCGAACCCAGCGCCAATGTGGAAGAGCTGGTCAAGTATGCCGAGGGCCAAACCTACCCGCTGTTTGTCAAGGCCGTGGCCGGTGGCGGCGGGCGCGGCATGCGCTTTATCCCCACCCCGGAAGACCTGCCGCACCTGGCTGCCGAGGCCTCCCGCGAAGCGCTCAGCGCCTTTGGCGACGCCCGCGTATATATCGAGCGCGCGGTAATGAACCCGCAGCACATCGAGGTGCAGATCCTCGGTGATAATACCGGCGAGGTAATCCACCTATTCGAACGTGATTGCTCGGTGCAGCGGCGCCACCAAAAAGTAGTGGAAATCGCCCCCGCTCAGCACCTGGACCCGGCATTGCGCGAGCGTATCTGTAACGATGCAGTGAAGTTCTGCAAAGAGATCGGATACACCGGCGCGGGCACCGTGGAATTCCTTGTCGATGAAAACGGCAACCACGTGTTTATTGAGATGAACCCCCGCATCCAAGTCGAACACACGGTCACCGAAGAGGTCACCGGCGTGGACCTGGTCAAGGCACAGATGCGGCTCGCCGCCGGCGCCACCCTCGCCGAGCTCGGGCTCACCCAGGACAAGATCCACACCGAGGGCGCCGCGCTGCAATGCCGCATCACCACCGAGGATCCCGGCAATGGCTTCCGCCCCGATACCGGCGTGGTCACCGCATACCGCAGCCCGGGTGGCGCAGGTGTTCGATTGGATGGTGCCGCGCAGCTCGGCGGCGAGATCACCGCGCACTTCGATTCCATGCTGGTAAAGATGACCTGCCGCGGCGCCGATTTCAAGGGTGCGGTGATCCGCGCCCAACGCGCCTTGGCCGAATTCTACGTCTCCGGCGTGGCCACCAATATCGGCTTCCTGCGCGCCCTGCTCCGCGAGCCGGACTTTACTGGCCAGCGGGTTTCCACCTCCTTTATCGCCGACCACCCCTGGTTGCTCTCCGCCTCACCCGCCGATGATGAGTCGGGGCGGATCCTCGACTACCTCGCCGATGTGACCGTGAACCGCCCGCATGGCGCACCGCCTGCGGTAGGGGCGGCCGTCGATAAGCTGCCTGAGTTGCCGCCACTGCGCCGTGGCTCCCGCGATAAGCTGCGCGACCTTGGTCCGAAACGATTTGCGGAAGCGCTGCGGCGCCAAACCGCCCTTGCCGTGACGGACACTACTTTCCGCGACGCACACCAATCGCTGCTTGCCACCCGCGTGCGCTCCTCGGCGCTTGTCGACGCCGCGCGCCACGTGTCCCACCTCACCCCCGAGCTGCTCTCCGTCGAGGCGTGGGGTGGGGCAACCTACGATGTGGCGCTGCGCTTCCTGCACGAAGATCCATGGGAACGTTTGGACGAATTGCGGCGCGCAATGCCGAACATCAATATCCAAATGCTGCTGCGCGGTCGCAACGCCGTGGGCTACACCCCGTACCCCGATTCCGTGTGCCGTGCCTTCGTGCAGGAAGCGGCCCGCAGCGGCGTGGATATCTTCCGCATCTTTGACGCCCTCAACGACGTGAGTCAGATGCGTCCGGCAATCGAAGCTGTGCTCGAAACCGGTACCAGTGTCGCCGAGGTAGCCATGGCGTATTCCGGAAACCTCGCCGACCCGGGCGAAAAGCTTTACACGCTGGACTACTACCTCAATCTCGCCGAACAAATCGTCGAATCCGGGGCGCATATCCTGGCCATCAAAGACATGGCCGGGCTGCTGCGGCCCGCCGCCGCTGGGAAACTGGTCACGGCGCTGCGGAAGGAATTCGATCTCCCCGTCCACGTGCACACCCACGACACCGCCGGCGGCCAATTGGCAACCTACCTCGCCGCCGCCAACGCCGGTGCCGACGCCGTGGATGGTGCCTCCGCGCCGCTCTCCGGGACCACCTCCCAGCCTTCGCTATCCGCGATCGTGGCGGCCTTTGCCAATACCCCGCGCGACACCGGCATCTCCCTCGACGCCGTCAGCGATATGGAACCCTATTGGGAAGCCGTGCGCCAAATGTACGCCCCCTTTGAGTCCGGTACACCCGGGCCGACCGGGCGCGTCTACCGGCACGAAATCCCCGGCGGGCAGCTATCCAACCTGCGCGCGCAGGCCGTGGCGCTCGGCCTGGCGGATCGCTTCGAACTCATCGAAGACTACTACGCAGCCGTCAATGACATGCTGGGGCGGCCCACCAAGGTCACGCCTTCCTCCAAGGTGGTCGGCGACCTTGCGCTGCACCTCGTCGGTGCCGGGGTGGACCCCGCCGACTTCGCCGCCGACCCGCAGAAATACGATATCCCCGACTCCGTGATCGCCTTCCTCAACGGCGAATTGGGCACGCCGCCCGGGGGTTGGCCCGAACCGCTGCGCACCCGGGCCTTGGAAGGCCGGCCCGCGATGAAGCCCAGCGTCACGGTGCCGGAAGAGGAAGAAGAAGCCCTGAAATCCGGGGTGGCAAGCGCGCGGCGCGGGGCGCTCAACCGGCTGATGTTCCCCAAGCCCGCCGCCGAATTCGTGGAACACCGGCGCAGGTTCGGCCATACTTCCGTGCTGACTGACCGCGAATTCTTCTACGGTCTGGTCGAAGGCAAAGAAACCTTTATTGACCTCGGCGATTCCACCCATATGCTGGTGCGTTTGGACGCTATCTCCGAGCCCGATGAAAAGGGCATGCGCACGCTGATCTGTAACGTGAACGGGCAGATCCGGCCCATGCGGGTGCGCGACCAATCGGTGGAATCCGTCACCGCTTCCGCCGAAAAGGCAGATACCAGCGTGGCCGGCCATGTGGCGGCGCCGTTCGCCGGCGTTGTTTCCGTCACCGCCGAAGTCGGGGCCGTTGTGGAAACCGGGCAGCCCGTGGCGATCATCGAAGCCATGAAGATGGAAGCCACCATTACCGCCCCGGTATCCGGGACCGTCGAACGCGTGGTGCTTACGCAGCCGACAAAGGTCGAAGGCGGTGACCTGCTGCTGGTGATCAAGTAG
- a CDS encoding short-chain fatty acyl-CoA regulator family protein, whose amino-acid sequence MEKLYAGARIRTLRRTLGLTQTAMAKQANLSTSYLNQLENDQRPLTATVLMSFTKAFSLDSTYFSPDVNARFVADLQEAFTSAGLTNIRIDELHDLANRYPELARGVVHLAHSLADAAATSQASTDFAGIPSVPLQTTPEYVPKAWNTNAFENVRDFFYERRNHIPELDELAEEFASTLGGPGLRVTRLTAALDTHHQVSVRYKAHQDGPRRIYTNRQVRLRYDLTEAQQCFELALQWCFLEHSELLQNLSADPSLSPEAQALARVGLAQYFAAAVVMPYTEFLNMAHQTAYDIDRIRAHFGTGFETTCHRLSTLQRNKQQGVPFFFIRTDRAGNISKRQSATSFHFSRSGGACPKWVVHRAFETPGQIVRQLAQMPDGRTYLWIARTVTGPSRGFGTSPTQFAIGLGCDLEQARNLVYSQGLTISPDAATPIGAGCRICPRATCHQRAFPATGYALEIDENISPDIPYRPHIDSEQDPMS is encoded by the coding sequence ATGGAAAAGCTCTATGCGGGGGCAAGGATTCGGACGCTGCGGCGCACGCTTGGGCTGACCCAGACGGCAATGGCGAAGCAAGCGAACCTCTCGACCAGTTACCTCAACCAACTTGAAAACGATCAACGCCCGCTCACGGCCACGGTTTTAATGTCGTTTACCAAGGCTTTTTCCCTCGATTCGACATACTTCTCCCCGGACGTCAACGCGCGTTTCGTGGCCGATCTGCAGGAGGCATTTACCTCGGCGGGCCTGACGAATATCCGCATCGATGAATTGCATGACCTAGCGAACCGCTACCCCGAACTTGCGCGGGGCGTCGTCCATCTTGCGCATTCGCTTGCCGATGCTGCCGCCACAAGCCAAGCTTCCACAGACTTTGCAGGAATCCCCTCCGTACCCCTGCAAACTACCCCTGAGTATGTTCCTAAGGCTTGGAACACGAACGCCTTTGAAAACGTCCGGGACTTTTTCTACGAGCGCCGAAACCACATTCCCGAGCTCGATGAACTCGCCGAAGAGTTCGCCAGCACGCTCGGCGGACCCGGGCTGCGGGTGACCAGGCTGACGGCGGCGTTGGACACGCACCACCAAGTGTCTGTTCGATACAAGGCGCATCAGGATGGTCCGCGGCGTATTTACACAAACCGGCAGGTGCGCCTGCGTTACGACCTCACCGAGGCCCAGCAATGCTTCGAACTTGCACTTCAATGGTGCTTTTTGGAGCACAGCGAACTTTTGCAAAACTTATCGGCGGACCCCTCCCTCTCCCCCGAAGCGCAGGCATTGGCCAGGGTCGGGCTGGCGCAATATTTCGCCGCCGCCGTGGTCATGCCGTATACCGAGTTTTTAAATATGGCGCATCAGACCGCCTACGATATCGATCGCATTCGCGCGCACTTTGGCACGGGATTCGAAACTACTTGCCACCGGCTTTCAACGCTTCAGCGCAATAAGCAACAAGGCGTGCCGTTCTTTTTTATCCGCACCGACAGGGCGGGAAATATCTCCAAACGCCAATCCGCCACGTCGTTTCACTTTTCCCGCTCCGGCGGCGCGTGCCCTAAGTGGGTTGTGCACCGCGCGTTCGAAACGCCCGGCCAAATCGTCCGCCAGCTCGCCCAAATGCCGGACGGTCGAACATATCTTTGGATCGCTCGCACGGTTACGGGCCCATCGCGCGGCTTTGGCACCAGCCCCACGCAATTCGCCATCGGTCTCGGCTGCGACCTAGAGCAGGCGCGCAACCTTGTCTATTCCCAGGGGCTCACGATTTCTCCCGACGCCGCGACCCCGATCGGCGCCGGTTGTCGGATTTGCCCCCGCGCCACCTGCCACCAACGAGCCTTCCCCGCCACCGGCTACGCGCTGGAGATAGATGAAAACATCTCCCCCGATATCCCGTACCGTCCGCACATAGATTCGGAACAGGATCCTATGTCATAG